Proteins encoded by one window of Lathyrus oleraceus cultivar Zhongwan6 chromosome 1, CAAS_Psat_ZW6_1.0, whole genome shotgun sequence:
- the LOC127108429 gene encoding uncharacterized protein LOC127108429 codes for MKPWPLIGWALDLVGEIRPASSKGQKYIRVDIDYFTKWIEAIPLMIVDQELVIEFIQRYIIYRFGILKTITTNQGSVFTSRKVQDFSKEAGFKILTYTPYYAQANGQVEASNKVVIGLIKKHMGKKPRNWDKTLDQILWAYQSSPKEAINSMPFRLTYGNGAVLPVEIHIQSTRIQRQNEIPFVSYWNMMLSELVDLDEERLNALELLKRQKRRVEKTYNKKVKVKSFLNEDLVWKVILLMDRRDMTLGKWSPKWKGLFQIVQVFSNGAYEIKGLTEDQRILRVKGKYLKKYKPTLQEIKISTKYYPYKIKAKMVTV; via the coding sequence ATGAAGCCTTGGCCCTTAATAGGTTGGGCATTGGATCTGGTTGGTGAGATTCGACCAGCATCTTCTAAAGGTCAGAAGTACATCCGAGTAGAcattgattactttactaaatggaTTGAAGCCATACCTTTAATGATTGTTGATCAAGAACTAGTGATCGAGTTTATCCAAAGATACATAATTTATAGATTTGGGATCCTGAAGACCATTACAACTAATCAGGGGTCAGTATTTACTAGTCGAAAGGTCCAGGACTTTTCTAAAGAAGCAGGGTTTAAAATATTAACATATACACCTTATTATGCCCAGGCAAATGGTCAAGTTGAAGCATCAAATAAAGTGGTAATCGGATTAATAAAAAAACATATGGGGAAAAAGCCAAGAAATTGGGATAAGACATTGGACCAAATCTTATGGGCTTATCAAAGCTCCCCTAAAGAGGCTATAAATTCTATGCCTTTTCGATTGACCTATGGGAACGGTGCGGTGTTACCAGTTGAAATTCATATCCAATCAACTAGAATTCAAAGACAGAATGAGATCCCATTTGTATCCTACTGGAATATGATGTTGAGTGAACTAGTCGATTTGGACGAAGAAAGGTTGAATGCGTTAGAGTTATTAAAGAGGCAAAAAAGGAGGGTAGAAAAAACATATAATAAAAAGGTTAAAGTCAAATCATTTTTGAATGAAGACTTAGTATGGAAGGTAATTCTACTTATGGATCGAAGGGATATGACATTGGGTAAATGGTCCCCAAAATGGAAAGGTCTATTCCAGATTGTTCAAGTTTTTTCTAATGGTGCATACGAGATCAAAGGTTTAACCGAGGATCAAAGAATCCTGAGAGTAAAAGgtaaatatttgaaaaaatataagcctaCACTCCAGGAGATTAAAATATCAACAAAATACTACCCGTACAAAATCAAAGCCAAAATGGTAACTGTATAG